In Esox lucius isolate fEsoLuc1 chromosome 3, fEsoLuc1.pri, whole genome shotgun sequence, the sequence ttcgctgcacaccattaagcattgtgttaaactgactaaccacaaatagcatatatgaactgtatgaactggccattttaacagcttattacccAGTAACAGGATGACTAGTATCTACCATCTTActgcttggaatagtcataagaattgctagcgagactaaaTGTTAACTTTACACCAGAAGTaatttatttcatggcacaacaacgttaatttttctttcattcatggaTGACAtagatacaataactattaatataggtgacgataactgactttttcgtcaagtgtaaagacgagagaatcgtggaattgcccactcttttactgcccaagagGATGTGATCTAGTCTATATtatcccaaaaagcatgcacggatgcatacttcaaaaaatCAACCAGAAATAGAACTGTAAACAGTTTAAGTTCACTATATCATAGCacctgaagcttgtagccatcAAAGTGCCTGTCTATCCTGAGCCATAATTTGCTTGGACTGTGACAAGGCAGGAACATGGGACCTCTTACTTGGAAGTCCATGTCttctaaccactaagctatttaacaaggggcagccagcaagtcactcactcactcagtaagagacattcactcatCTTGGCTGGCTGGCTTAAGCGGTCCgggcaaaaacacaaacatatttatttgacAAACTGTAAagtttcaaccaaccaaagaaATGGGAATGCTACTTTGTAAATACACAGTGGCAGAATACCTGATAACTGATGTAACCAAAATGAAGATACAATCAATTaatattgtagcgaccttggtaaggctGCTACTCGCCCCTCTAAATTATCCCTAATTGCAGCGGTGGGTAATGTGCCTGCCTGGGGAGCCAAAGGTCACAGGCTTGAGACACTGCCCCACCAGACGCTACAATATTAACCAAAGTTATCTGGACTATACTTTAATTCGTTGacaataaagccctttaaatggTTAATGCAATTGAgagaaataaatcatatttgtcATCTGCTTGGGATTTGTATGCAATTGGCATGTTTCTCATTCTTGTTGAGTGAATAACGAAAATGAATCCACATCGTTGTCATTACAGCTGTTTTAGATCATTAAAAGTGCGCACGGCCTCAGGGCGTGTGACGGTTGTGGACACACCACGTGGCTACGGAGGGGCGGGTTCTGCGCTCGGTCGGATATACTTCGGTTCAGTCCTATGAGAAAACAGCTGAGACGTCAGACAACTGCACAATGCGAATTGTCCCTGCGTCTAGAACAATCTGAGATATTTCAACGGTAAGGCCGTTTATACCATTCCGTGACAATTAAATGAACGTTCTGTACCCTGTCGTCGATTGAACAAACTGTATTTAGCGACTGATTTTTTAGCCACAGTGaatcgtgttttttttttttttatagcctgCCTTCCTCCGTGTGAGGCAACATAAACACAAAGAATGAAATACAGATCCATAAAAAATTATCTAGAATATTATAGTGACAGTGATTGCGCTACAGTAACCGGTTGTGTATATCCCTGGGTCATATAGCCTACAAACAAATTTAGTATAGCCTATATAGCCTTAGGCTTACGTTGTTTGTCTATTGACAGCACTACAGTAGCTTTAATAAGCGTTTATAAAGTTATGCAAGCCTGTTCATAAACCACAGTTCTATGCCGGATAATAAAAAAAGGTTGGTTGATTTGTTCAGAGATTGACGCGTTGTTCTTCATTCTTCCAAACCAGATGACCATGGCTCTGGCGGACAGAGCTCTCGGGGCCATCATAGGATCAGCTGTTGCGGATGCAGCAGGTATCCAGTACCCAACTCGTTGTCGTAATACCTTATAATAGCCTTATGATTGGAACGGGACTATTGTTTTTCTCGATTACTAACCTCCGCAGCCTCTAGTTACAGCCAATCGCGTGGTTTAAGATTTTCTCGTTAAAAGACTTTGGATGATTGAGTTCACCTGGTGTCTGTCGCGAGAGACATATGAGCTTAACCCAGTAGTAGATAAGAAGCCCTATGTTCAAAATATGGAACTAGACTCGTGTCATTCCATTGAGGGTCAGCATGCTatgattaatatatatatatatatatatatatataaactaataataataagcagACCCAATAGCCAAACCAGACCGAACCCTCCCTACCACAGGTCTAATCCTGGTCCCCTCCCTACCACAGGTCTAATCCTGGTCCCCTCCCTACCACAGGTCTAGTCCTGGTCCCTTCACCACCACAGGTCTAGTCCTGGTCCCTTCACCACCACAGGTCTAGTCCTGATCCCCTACCCACCACGGGTCTAGTCCTGATCCCCTCCCCACCACGGGTCTAGTCCtggtcccctccccaccacaggtctagtcctggtcccctccccaccacaggtctagtcctggtcccctccccaccacaggtctagtcctggtcccctccccaccacgggtctagtcctggtcccctccccaccacaggcctagtcctggtcccctccccaccacgggtctagtcctggtcccctccccaccacaggcctagtcctggtcccctccccaccacaggTCTAGTCCTGGTCCCCTCACCACCACAGGTCTAGTCCTGGTCCCTTCACCACCACAGGTCTAGTCCTGATCCCCTACCCACCACGGGTCTAGTCCTGATCCCCTCCCCACCACGGGTCTAGTCCTGGTCCCCTCACCACCACGGGTCTAGTCCtggtcccctccccaccacgggtctagtcctggtcccctccccaccacgggtctagtcctggtcccctccccaccacgggtctagtcctggtcccctccccaccacaggtctagtcctggtcccctccccaccacaggcctagtcctggtcccctccccaccacaggtctagtcctggtcccctccccaccacaggtctagtcctggtcccctccccaccacaggTCTAGTCCTGATCCCCTCACCACCACAGGTCTAGTCCtggtcccctccccaccacaggtctagtcctggtcccctccccaccacaggtctagtcctggtcccctccccaccacaggtctagtcctggtcccctccccaccacaggtctagtcctggtcccctccccaccacgggtctagtcctggtcccctccccaccacaggcctagtcctggtcccctccccaccacGGGTCTAGTCCTGGTCCCCTCACCACCACAGGCCTAGTCCtggtcccctccccaccacaggTCTAGTCCTGGTCCCCTCACCACCACAGGCCTAGTCCtggtcccctccccaccacaggtctagtcctggtcccctccccaccacgggtctagtcctggtcccctccccaccacaggtctagtcctggtcccctccccaccacaggCCTAGTCCTGGGCTGACGGAATATTCCACTGTACATTTCTGATTGGTCGTACTGCAGAAGTGAAGTAACTGCAGTTTCACAGCCACCGCACACTCACGTCACCTGACTGGGGCATGGCCAGATGGAATGTGAGGCCTTGAtctcctttgttttcttttgtggaAGTTGGGAAGTCCCTCTTCACCTTCTCAGGGAGGGATCTCCCCtgcatgttatatatatataaactaataataataagcagACCCAATAGCCAAACCAGACCGAACCCTTGCAGGCAAGAATTGTGCTTAAGATActaaagtgaaaatatatgagAAGCACACTTTGTCTTCACTGCACCTTTACAATGTTTTGAGTCAGGACATGACATCACTGTGCATGTTCTTGGTATATATCAGTGGCTCCTGTTGGAAGTTGAGGCGGTATGTTAAAGGTATTTTGGGCCAAGCACCATTCTGTTGGTGATACGGTAGCcaaaaaaaggttgggagccactggaCTCTACATCAAAACTAGGTACAGAACGGAATGGGCTTCATTTCCTATAGCCTTTCTGAACACAACTGACTATTAAAGCGCTCCAACTGCTTTGCTCTGAGTCACATATTGATCCCAGCTCTCAGCATGGAATACTGTCCCATGCTTCTTACTGCACCTGTTTGGGGGCGGGAACATAAGTGTTTCCTTCAGTAGTGTCCCTGCTGCTACATAGAACAGCTACGTGTGGTTCTCCCCTGCAGCCCAACCTCTCCACTGGGTGTATGACTTGGACAAGCTAGATGGCTTGCTGAGCGAGGCCCCTACACCCGAATTCAGGCCAGAGTCGGCCAACCCGTTCTACCGCCGTGAGACGGGGAGTCAGAGTTGCTATGGGGACCAGTCATTCGTGCTGCTGGAGTCGCTGTCGGAATGTGGAGGTAGACAACTGTTCTGTTCCATTCCAATATGTTTTCCATCATAGTCTGTGCCATTGGGCTAACATGTGTTGTAGTCTTTTCTAGTGTATTCTAGTGTGATGCACTTATCCTGCCAAGCTGTTTCTCTGCAGGTGACCTCAAGGGGCCCCTAAGCAACACCCTCTTCACAGATTCACAGCCCTTTGCTTGGTTCCCATATGTTCAGGTCTGAACGTCGACGATCTGAGGAAAAGGATGTATAAAGTCTTCGGGCCCCGGTCTGAGTACGACATCCCCATCAACGATCCATACAGGGACAGGAGCGGTAAGGGAAAGGCCCCTTGCGGAGCCACAAGAGAATTAAAACACACATGTCATTGAGCATGACAAGTAAGGTAAATATAGTAACATCCGAAATACAACAAACATGACAGGACCGTGAGCGTGTTGTTTTAGGAAGTGGATATCCTACCAGCCGTTCCCCCCACGCACCATGGCCTTCCCCTCATCCCTTCCCCTCATCCCTTCCCCTCATCCCTTCCCCTCATCCCTTCCCCTGTGTCTGGGCATTTGCCTCTAACCCGGGCAACTCACCCAGAAAGCTGAAAACAATTCAGTGTCCTATTTTTGTGCATCACGTTAGCACCAAGACCTAACCTTCCCATCGAGGGGCCGTGGAGACATGCGAGTCTAAAAAGCTTCATCAGAAACGTCGACGCGGGCAAGGAAGAAACGGGTAAACAAATGGAAAACGCGCCCCGGCATTGTTCTCAAACGACCCCAGAGACTAACGTGTCCTCATGTGTAATGCTGCGCTGTCCTCCAGGCTGCGAGACAGACAATCAGCCGGACGGGATAGCGAAGCTGGCTCCCATCGTGGCCTGTTACGCCGGGAAACCCGACCTGCTGGAGAAGGTGGAGTACGCCGTCCGTGTCACCCAGAACAACGATGCGTGTGTGGCCGAGACACTGGCAGCAGCCCGGTCAGTTCGGTTTCCAATGGTGGAATGCTAAACGCCACTGTATTTCCCTGTTCTACGACATTTCCCTGTAATACCATTTGTAATAAGTCTGAAAGGAACTGCCAGATTTGAATTGTCTGTCATTATGAACTGTTAACCTGTTCAGGAAGAAGAGACTTAAACCGAATGTACATTCGGAAAAGGGACACATTATAAACAGGGGAGCTCTATGacctgtttttcatttgaaatgacatTTCCCTTTAATTGTTTTCCAGGATACTGGAGCATTTTATTCTAAACGGTCCTGATGACAATGTTCTGGACGCTGTGCTCGATCAGCTCACTGACCCGGACAGGAAGCAGCCCCAGGACCTGGACAAAGCCGTGGTTGGTATGTGACTGGTCCCCTCACCACCACGGGTCTAATCCTGGTCCCCTCCCTACCACAGGTCTAGTCCTGGTCCCCTCCCTACCACAGGTCTAGTCCtggtcccctccccaccacaggtctagtcctggtcccctccccaccacaggtctagtcctggtcccctccccaccacgggtctagtcctggtcccctccccaccacGGGTCTAGTCCTGATCCCCTCCCCACCACGGGTCTAATCCTGGTCCCCTCCCTACCACAGGTCTAGTCCtggtcccctccccaccacGGGTCTAGTCCTGGTCCCCTCCCTACCACGGGTCTAGTCCtggtcccctccccaccacaggtctagtcctggtcccctccccaccacaggtctagtcctggtcccctccccaccacaggtctagtcctggtcccctccccaccacgggtctagtcctggtcccctccccaccacaggtctagtcctggtcccctccccaccacgggtctagtcctggtcccctccccaccacgggtctagtcctggtcccctccccaccacgggtctagtcctggtcccctccccaccacaggtctagtcctggtcccctccccaccacgggtctagtcctggtcccctccccaccacgggtctagtcctggtcccctccccaccacgggtctagtcctggtcccctccccaccacgggtctagtcctggtcccctccccaccacgggtctagtcctggtcccctccccaccacaggtctagtcctggtcccctccccaccacaggtctagtcctggtcccctccccaccacGGGTCTAGTCCTGAtcccctccccaccacaggTCTAGTCCTGAtcccctccccaccacaggCCTAGTCCTGATCCCCTCCCCACCACGGGTCTAGTCCTGATCCCCTCCCCACCACGGGTCTAGTCCtggtcccctccccaccacGGGTCTAGTCCTGGGCTGACGGAATATTCCACTGTACATTTCTGATTGGTCGTACTGCAGAAGTGAAGTAACTGCAGTTTCACAGCCACCGCACACTCCCGTCACCTGACTGGGGCATGGCCAGATGGAATGTGAGGCCTTGAtctcctttgttttcttttgtggaAGTTGGGAAGTCCCTCTTCACCTCCTCAGGGAGGGATTTCCCCTGCATGTTATTAAGGAATGCCTACCAAAGAAAACTATTTCGTTTCACGAAGAcgtttgtaattaatttgcctttcAAAAAGTAATAACTAGGACGGCGACATGAATACACTGTATGACAAAACAGCCAGATCATACTAGAATTGATACCAAGCTTATACAAACGGGTaacaaaagaaaggaaaaaccaacatgaAGTGTCCCAGTAAGTTGTTGAACAGCTTCAGAACAGTTCCAGTGCACCTTGACATAGATTATGAGTCCCTGTAACTCAGCTGAAGTGACAGAACACGACTCTTACAAAATATATTCCTTAATTTGCTGTTTTGATGCTGATGGCGGAGGACACTGTCTAACATGTTGGTCCAAAGTCACAGCAGTTGAGCCGAAGTG encodes:
- the selenoj gene encoding crystallin J1A, which codes for MTMALADRALGAIIGSAVADAAAQPLHWVYDLDKLDGLLSEAPTPEFRPESANPFYRRETGSQSCYGDQSFVLLESLSECGGLNVDDLRKRMYKVFGPRSEYDIPINDPYRDRSAPRPNLPIEGPWRHASLKSFIRNVDAGKEETGCETDNQPDGIAKLAPIVACYAGKPDLLEKVEYAVRVTQNNDACVAETLAAARILEHFILNGPDDNVLDAVLDQLTDPDRKQPQDLDKAVVGHIYQVKEHLPKAHQDIIPSIFPNSUGLPGSFQAALHGVLTAKEFDQAVRDTMTCGGCTCSRSSFIGACLGAQIGLQGIPNSWKTKTLRYHSLLEHAKKVTQGHQQV